Proteins encoded together in one Lathyrus oleraceus cultivar Zhongwan6 chromosome 5, CAAS_Psat_ZW6_1.0, whole genome shotgun sequence window:
- the LOC127087878 gene encoding uncharacterized protein LOC127087878, whose translation MASASVARALPLSSATQNKLKNPSSESFFRPLHVTQPKRTTQTKSKVEINASLKEKAVTALTAASLTASMVIPDVAHAAGSDLSPSLQNFLLSIFAGGAVLTAILGAVIGVSNFDPVKRA comes from the coding sequence ATGGCTTCTGCTTCTGTTGCAAGAGCTTTGCCACTGAGTTCTGCAACCCAAAATAAGCTGAAGAATCCATCCTCCGAGTCCTTTTTCAGACCATTACATGTAACACAGCCAAAGAGGACCACACAGACAAAATCCAAGGTTGAGATTAATGCATCTTTGAAAGAGAAGGCAGTGACAGCTCTTACAGCTGCATCCTTGACAGCTTCCATGGTTATACCTGATGTGGCTCATGCAGCTGGATCTGATCTCTCACCTTCTCTCCAGAACTTTCTGCTAAGTATTTTTGCTGGTGGAGCTGTGTTAACAGCTATACTTGGAGCTGTTATTGGAGTTTCCAATTTTGATCCAGTTAAAAGAGCTTAA